The sequence CCGATCCAGTCCCCATCGTCCTGCTTGCCGATGATCCTGGTCGTCAGGCCCCGGTCAAAGGCCATGGCCTTGATGTCTTTCTCCAGGGTGTCGTCGAGCTCTTCCAGAACCTTCACCTCCTCGTGAGCGGCCAGGAAGTCGGCCACGACCCGGACGGGCATGGGATACGGCATGGCCAGCTTGAGCACGTCTGGCCGGTCGGCCAGCCCCTCCAGCACGTCGGCCACAGACAAGGCGACCATGCCCGACAGAATGATCCCCCTCGGGCTGCCGTGATCCGTGACCGTGTGCAGACCGCGTTCATCCACCCACGCGTCCGCCTTGCGCAGGTTCTCCAGAGCCATGCGCTTCTTGGGGAATACGGCAACGGTCAGCGGGATGTAGGGGCCGTTGGCGGCGTCGAAGCGCGGGTCGTTATCCGGCTCGGCCGGCGTCCAACCAGCGAAGGACACCTTCGCCTTGGCGTGGCAGACGTGGGTGGTCAGCCGCAGGATGACGGGTCGGCACAGTTCCCGGGCCAGGGAGGCCGCCTCCTTGTAGTAGGCGTAAACCTCGGCCGGGTTGGCCGGCTCCAGGAGCGGCGTGTAGCTCATGGCCGCGTAGTGGCGGTTGTCCTGCTCGTTCTGGGAGGAGTTGGCGCCGGGGTCGTCGCCGAGCACGATGACCATGCCGCCGATGAGGTTCAAAAGCGACAGCTGCACGAAGGAGTCGGCGGCGACGTTCAGCCCCACGCTCTTGAAGAAGACCGTGGACAGATAGCCGTTCAGGGATGCGCCGAGCGCAACCTCCGTGGCCACCTTCTCGTTGGTGGAGAATTCAAAATGGAAGGGACGCTTTTCGGACGGAATAGCGTGGATGGCCGTGGCGATCTCCGGCGTCGGGGAGCCGGGGTAGGATGTGACCACGCGCGTTCCGGCCTCGATCATGGCCCGCACCAGGGCCGTGTTGCCCATGACGATCTCGGAAAACGGCGTCCGGGTCAGGAGCATTTCACCCATGTACTTCATGTGCTTCCTCGCTGTAGGGAAGTTTCGGACCCTGCGAAAACGGAATCCGGTTATTTCTCACGCCTACCCCACACGAAAGCGGGAAGCAATGACCCTGCGATGGAATGGCACACGGACCAGGAAATCTACGAGACCATCGACGTGACCATCGAAATGGGCGGCGGCCAGGCCGTCGGAATCCGAAACCAAAAAATTTTTCTCCGGAAAGAAAACAAAAATCAACTTTCTCCAACCTTCCAAAAATTTGATACATTAAAATATAGTTATCTTAATTTATTTTCTTTATATAAAAAAATACATACCAAAGATGACAATTTGACAGACATAAATTAACAATTGGACGAACGATAAATTGCAATTGGACGGACGATAATCTACACATGGACGCCATGGAACCGACAGACCTCTACCCGCGCTT is a genomic window of Desulfomicrobium baculatum DSM 4028 containing:
- a CDS encoding thiamine pyrophosphate-dependent enzyme, producing the protein MKYMGEMLLTRTPFSEIVMGNTALVRAMIEAGTRVVTSYPGSPTPEIATAIHAIPSEKRPFHFEFSTNEKVATEVALGASLNGYLSTVFFKSVGLNVAADSFVQLSLLNLIGGMVIVLGDDPGANSSQNEQDNRHYAAMSYTPLLEPANPAEVYAYYKEAASLARELCRPVILRLTTHVCHAKAKVSFAGWTPAEPDNDPRFDAANGPYIPLTVAVFPKKRMALENLRKADAWVDERGLHTVTDHGSPRGIILSGMVALSVADVLEGLADRPDVLKLAMPYPMPVRVVADFLAAHEEVKVLEELDDTLEKDIKAMAFDRGLTTRIIGKQDDGDWIGEYTADKVRDILHRAWPDMVPPRKAAMEPLVPVPARPAQMCPGCGHRSAFHAIKKALPEGTITVADIGCHTLGFMEPYRMGEILLCMGASTSMGAGLTLFNDTRKVVAFLGDSTFFHAGLPGIVNALFNRHNLTLVLMENGTTAMTGHQDHAASGHNFNEPTDAIPVRQVLEGLGVKHVFETDTYKQAELTDLMRQALAVDAFSVVIARHPCMLLFTRNQRRKSGYVDRHVTIDQKRCTRIHTCVQDFACPSFIRAADGSVTVNPELCIGDGSCMQTCANTAITR